The following coding sequences lie in one uncultured Bacteroides sp. genomic window:
- a CDS encoding efflux RND transporter periplasmic adaptor subunit, producing MKKFGKIQFFTLATLIFLCSCGKADKVADSKVKEEKPKVKLASVKAENVEQLQEFTATVESDVKNNIAPSTPVRIEKIFVEVGNQIRKGQKLVQMDASSLNQVKSQLDNLKIEFERIDELYKVGGASKSEWDAKKMNLDMMQTSYRNLLRNTSLTSPISGVVTARNYDSGDMYSGGLPVLTVEKISPVKLRINISEDYFTKVKKGMTAKIKLDVYGDEEFTGKVSLIYPTIDNTTRTFPVEITVANGGQKVRPGMFARVSMNFGSIEHVVVPDQAVVKQTGSGDRYVYVYNNGRVSYNKVILGRRMGSEYELISGVTNNSQVVIAGQTRLNNGIAVEVEK from the coding sequence ATGAAAAAATTTGGTAAAATTCAGTTTTTCACTTTGGCCACTTTGATCTTTTTATGCTCTTGTGGAAAAGCGGACAAAGTTGCTGATTCAAAAGTTAAAGAGGAAAAGCCTAAAGTTAAATTAGCATCTGTAAAAGCTGAAAATGTAGAACAATTACAGGAATTTACTGCTACAGTAGAGTCTGATGTAAAAAATAATATAGCACCTTCTACTCCTGTTCGAATTGAAAAGATATTTGTAGAGGTTGGCAATCAGATCCGTAAAGGTCAAAAATTAGTTCAGATGGATGCTTCCAGCCTAAATCAGGTTAAATCACAATTGGATAATCTAAAAATAGAGTTTGAGCGGATCGACGAATTATATAAAGTGGGTGGAGCCTCAAAATCAGAATGGGATGCAAAAAAGATGAATCTGGATATGATGCAAACTTCATATAGAAACCTTTTAAGGAATACATCTTTAACTAGTCCGATAAGTGGAGTGGTTACAGCTCGTAATTATGATAGCGGTGATATGTATTCAGGGGGACTTCCTGTCCTTACGGTTGAGAAGATTTCACCGGTAAAACTTCGGATTAATATCTCTGAGGATTATTTTACTAAGGTGAAAAAAGGAATGACTGCAAAAATTAAGCTTGATGTTTATGGTGATGAAGAATTTACCGGAAAGGTTAGTCTTATTTACCCTACTATTGATAATACTACACGTACATTCCCTGTTGAAATAACTGTAGCTAATGGTGGCCAAAAAGTTCGTCCGGGAATGTTTGCCCGTGTATCTATGAACTTTGGATCAATTGAACATGTCGTGGTTCCTGATCAGGCAGTAGTTAAGCAGACCGGTTCGGGTGACCGTTACGTGTATGTGTATAATAATGGCCGAGTATCGTATAATAAAGTTATACTAGGTCGCCGTATGGGCTCAGAATACGAATTGATATCAGGAGTCACTAATAATTCACAAGTAGTTATTGCCGGACAAACCCGTTTGAACAATGGCATAGCTGTTGAAGTAGAAAAATAA
- a CDS encoding TolC family protein — protein MNKMNSFLCKKSLLVIAAFLLCNGSQAQEALRLSLIKALEVALSDNPTIKVADKEIEKKKYANKEIIAGLFPKISASGGYTYTIKKQTFAMMGQTYKVGQSNNYNVGVNLSLPLFAPTLKKSIELSAKDIELAVESARSSNQDLVNQVTKAYYQLLLAQDSYEVLKKSYSQSEANYEVVNNKFKQGVVSEYDKIRAEVQVRNLKPSVISAENAVNLTKLQLKVLIGLDANQNIEIEGNLANYENSMCAEALNVDTAMIDNNTQLKQLKLQNDMLDKQLQINKSGYLPSVALSSQYSYISMNENFKFGNYKWNPYSIVGVTISVPIYEGSARLYKKKQLQLQMDQLSLNTLNLRRNLDVQMKNYMDNIQKSIEQVSSNKESIRLAEKGCLIAQKRYEVGKGTILELNDSELALTQSKLAYNQAIFDYLSAKTDLEKVLGKNQAVNPSQKNEELKK, from the coding sequence ATGAATAAAATGAACAGTTTTTTATGTAAAAAGTCACTCCTTGTCATTGCTGCATTTCTTCTATGTAATGGCAGTCAGGCGCAAGAGGCATTAAGGCTAAGTTTGATAAAGGCATTAGAAGTTGCACTAAGTGATAACCCGACAATTAAAGTTGCAGATAAAGAAATTGAGAAGAAAAAGTATGCTAATAAAGAGATAATTGCAGGATTATTTCCTAAGATTAGTGCTTCAGGGGGGTATACCTATACAATTAAGAAACAAACTTTTGCTATGATGGGGCAAACGTACAAGGTGGGGCAGTCCAATAACTATAATGTAGGGGTAAATCTTTCATTACCTCTTTTTGCTCCCACTTTAAAAAAGTCTATTGAGTTATCAGCAAAAGATATAGAGTTAGCAGTAGAAAGTGCACGCTCTTCAAATCAGGATCTTGTTAACCAAGTAACAAAAGCATACTATCAGTTACTATTGGCTCAGGATTCTTATGAAGTGCTGAAAAAGAGTTATTCACAATCGGAAGCTAATTATGAAGTTGTGAATAATAAATTTAAGCAGGGTGTTGTCTCAGAATACGATAAAATACGCGCCGAAGTCCAGGTTAGAAACTTAAAACCGAGTGTGATCTCTGCTGAAAATGCAGTGAACTTAACAAAGCTTCAGCTTAAAGTATTGATTGGTCTAGATGCAAATCAGAATATTGAGATTGAAGGGAATCTGGCTAATTATGAAAATAGCATGTGTGCTGAAGCATTGAATGTTGATACTGCCATGATTGATAATAATACGCAGTTAAAACAATTGAAATTGCAGAATGATATGCTGGATAAGCAGCTTCAGATAAACAAAAGTGGATATCTTCCTTCTGTAGCACTTTCGTCTCAGTACTCTTATATCTCAATGAATGAGAATTTTAAGTTTGGCAATTATAAATGGAACCCATATAGCATTGTTGGCGTTACTATCTCTGTTCCTATTTATGAAGGGAGTGCCCGTTTATATAAGAAGAAGCAATTGCAATTGCAGATGGATCAGTTAAGTCTGAATACATTGAATTTACGCAGGAACTTAGATGTTCAGATGAAGAATTATATGGATAATATACAGAAATCAATTGAACAGGTAAGCTCAAATAAAGAGAGTATAAGACTGGCGGAAAAAGGATGCTTGATAGCTCAAAAGAGATATGAAGTTGGTAAAGGTACAATTCTGGAACTGAATGACTCAGAACTAGCTCTTACTCAGTCAAAGCTGGCATACAATCAGGCTATTTTTGATTACTTGTCTGCCAAAACAGATCTTGAAAAAGTACTGGGAAAAAATCAGGCTGTAAATCCATCTCAGAAGAATGAAGAACTTAAGAAATAA
- a CDS encoding TetR/AcrR family transcriptional regulator: MDEGEKNLNTAKLEFKKRIVAAAMKAFTTNGIKGVTMDDIASDLGISKRTLYETFKDKEALLIECVKQHEEEKEAFGAKVLAESDNVLEVILEFYKISIEVYQKINKRFFEDMRKYPKVNELIRQSREKNQCSVIAFFLNGVEQGIFRDDVNFEIVSILVREQIDFLLNADIVRAYSFFEVYESIVLTSLRGISTEKGQKILERFITNYRKQRNEKI; the protein is encoded by the coding sequence ATGGATGAAGGTGAAAAGAATCTGAATACAGCTAAATTGGAATTTAAAAAGCGTATTGTGGCGGCTGCAATGAAAGCTTTTACCACAAATGGAATAAAGGGAGTAACAATGGATGATATTGCTTCCGATCTTGGCATCTCCAAACGTACATTGTATGAAACATTTAAAGACAAAGAGGCTCTGTTAATAGAATGTGTAAAGCAGCATGAAGAAGAGAAGGAGGCTTTTGGAGCAAAAGTTCTTGCAGAATCAGATAATGTACTCGAAGTTATTCTAGAGTTCTATAAGATAAGTATCGAAGTTTATCAAAAGATAAATAAACGATTTTTCGAGGATATGAGAAAATATCCGAAAGTAAACGAACTCATAAGGCAAAGCCGCGAAAAGAATCAATGTAGCGTCATTGCCTTTTTTTTGAACGGAGTTGAACAGGGAATTTTTAGAGATGATGTTAATTTCGAGATTGTGAGCATTCTTGTAAGGGAACAAATTGACTTTCTTTTAAATGCCGATATTGTCAGAGCTTATTCGTTTTTCGAAGTTTATGAATCAATAGTGCTTACGTCCTTGCGTGGAATATCAACAGAAAAAGGACAAAAAATATTAGAACGGTTTATAACTAATTACAGAAAGCAAAGAAACGAAAAAATATAG